The nucleotide window GCTTCCTTCCACCTGTGCAAAGAGGAGGAACACTTACTGCTCTGTCCCAATGTGAGGGTGCCCTGCCTCAATGCAGAGTACGGCTGCACGCTCCATATGACTCGCTCGTGGCAGGCGACACACCTCCGGGTCTGTCCAGCAAGTGTGGTGAGCTGCTCCATGGACTGGCTCCGCTGGCCGGTTGATGATACAAACTCACACAGCAACATTACCCTGCAGAAGAATGTGCAGAAGGAAGATGAGGGGCAAGGCAAGGCCCTTGATTTTGCCATGGCAGTGGTTGACCAGAGAGACCTCTATGGCCGCCTGAAAATGAAGCCCCTTTTCCCAGAGCaaatggaagaggaagaggaggaggaggaggcaataGAGGACCAGAAACAGGACACGGCAACAGGGGGGATTGTCACTAATGTCCTCACAAACAACAGTACTGATGAAGGTGAATCACAGTCCTAaatactatctatctatctatctatctatctatctatctatctatctatccataaAAATGTAGTTATATCAACGCTATATCAGTTTGTTGGTAAAATGTCTATTCTCTACTTTTCTCTTGCTTTTGCTGGTGTCTTTACATTCCTCAGTCTACCCTCCTCCCCTGTGTCTCTACAGCTATTTCTGCAGATAGTTTGCGTGTGAATGGTGCTGTTGAAGAGGAAACTGTTGGTGAAGAGGAAACTAGGGAAAACAATCCAGGGAAGAGGTCGGGCATCAACATAGACAAATACAATCTGTTGGAGATGATGTTCAATATGGAGAGAGGCGGATGTGCAGCTGCCCAGGAGAACCAACACAGTCCCAAACAGAACACAAAACCTGCTGAGCAGGGGAGGGCCCAAACAGGCGCAGATTCAAACGCTGAGGAGAAGAAGGGGAGTggggtgaaagagaaaaaatcagGTTCAGACCAGAGAAGTACAAAGACAGGAGGGGGTGCTGGAGATAATAACCAACCACAAGTAGACACAAGTAAGACAGGACTGGCCCCATGGCAGGACGGGGTGCTGGAGCGTTTAGGAAAAGAGCTGAGCCCACAAGAGTTAAACATGTACCTGGTGCACCACGGGCGTATGCTGCTCACCTTTGGACAAATTGAGGCCTGcacaccaagagagagagactttgtcTACGGTAACCTGGAGCCCATCCCAGTCCAGACTCTACGCTCCTTCAAGGTGATGATTTAAGGCTGCATATAACATCCGTTATATCAGCCTAAAATCCCCAAATCTGCAGTATAGGAGAGCATACCATACCCAATATGTGACACCCAGCAGATTCACCCTGCCTGGTGTCAGATagggtcagaaaaaaaaactgacaaatggAAACTTTAGAGTAAAATGAaaacctatttaaaaaaaaaaaaaagtataaaaaaaagtattaaaaaaaaaagtcatagaCCCACCAGATTGGTAAAACCTGCACTATCTGCAGTTTGCTGACATCATTTTACAGGATTTCTGAACACCAAAGGTCAAAGCTATCAACAAGCCACATCTTGCCACAAATTTGAGCAACCAGTGTGTAAAGTTGCATGGTGCAGCGTTAAAATAAACATCTTCTACAATCTAATGAACAACATTATATTCAGCATGCTACTTATTCATATAAGTCATAGGTTTTCATGGCTAGGAGCCATGGCAAAAAGATTATTTGATTGAACTGTGTTGTGTTGAATTACACtgtaatgttttatattctattGTCTACTCTGAGATCCCTGACAGCTACCATTATAGGCGGCGGGTGCATCTGTATGACACGTCAGCATGGGCCCAAAGTGAGGCTCGCAGTGTGGACACGTCCGACCTTGGGGCGAAGGAGGAGGACTGGCACTGTGACGAGGCAGAAGCCACCCTGCTGGGCTACACAGAGCTAGAGGTCATGGGTCACAAGGTCAGTAAAAGGTCTTAATCCAATTTTTAGACCAAAATAATCTTAGCAAATAAACTCAACATGTACCACTaccagagctgttttttttttttttttaaattaggtGAACACTAGAAACACTGGATTTCTGTAATGTTTATGTTCtttcagtttgcattttttaGTGTCATATTATCAGTGATTATATGTTTGGCATGCTCTATTACATAGCTGATGTGGTTTGATGGTGGAAAATGAATCATGAAAATGGCAGTGGTGGCAATAATATTAAAACACTAGTATAATTAATTTGAATGTCACCTCTACTCTTCCTTAGTCAGCGCTCAACGAtaaccatcacacacatcaaacatttttcatttgtaaaaacaCCCAGATAACAGATAATTTAAGTACATTCACCGTGTTTCAATGTTTTCCTTGGAAACTCAGCAGCCTCATGGCCATAAAACTACTTCTCCTTTAACACGTCACAGTTCATAAGCACTGTGTGCTTACTTGGATTCATCAGGGTTTGTGCATTTTAACCATGCAGATCAGCGAGACAAAGGGAACCGATGGGCTCTATGTTGATGTGGGAACACAAACGCACGTGTTCTGCACAGCACCATTTAAAGGGAACACAACCCTGGCAGACGTGATGGTAGAAAGGCCGCTGAAGCTTCATCTCCAGCTGCAGGCAGAGAGTGTGAACAGCAGACACAACAGGGCCAGCTCTGTCTTCACTTTCCTCTGCGGACACACCTTCCACCGCAGGGAGTTTGCCACACACTTCAGGTGTGTGTAAATCTGCTATTGTGGCTGTATTCCACTGACATGCCTTTCCCACAAAAAAGTTCTGGTTCTTGAGCTGGCTAGATTTAAgattcttggaaccaaggtGCAAATTAAGGAACCAGCCCACATTTCAACCGTTTTTTGGAGTGCAACCATTCCATCATCAATTGTGGGTGTGCACAACAGAAGTAAATATTCGTGGTGTCATGGTGACCCCGCCTGCCTGCTgtcacctgcagcacagagcccaaCCTGTCATACCTGTTGGAATAATTTACCTATATAATCTGAGTCTGCTAGGTTTCAGATTGAGAGTACTAAACTTTAAATCACGCTGGTACCTTGGCCAGTGTGGTGACTCTGTCCCACAGAAATGAGCAGGATGTAATGGAAAAAGCAAGGCTGCAGTGTGAACCAGAATGGaaccagttctttgttggaGGAAAAGTGGTATGAGATTCTTGTTTGCATGACCCAGTTCAGCTCCTTATCTCTACCATGTCATTTTTAGCACAAGCAAAGATTTTTATAACACATCATTTTGATTGTCTACACTCTATGTGGGAGTCACTCATATAACTCAGATGATTAATGTCAAAGTCCCAATACTTAACTATTTTTTACCATTTCATCACAGTTTCCTGAAAATAATTCCAAAGTAATTCAGTTGTTCAGAATAggcagtttgactgattttatgcTAATGAGCTGCAGCTCAAACTGACTGTCTTTCTGGGTGTTGGGATTTCAGCTCATATTTTTTCAGCTGTTAGATACAGTGACAAATTGCTTACACATGTTACCTTTAAAGTAATGAATGTGAAGTTGTGACATGGAATTCAAGATCTGCGAATCAAAAAGGAGTTTAAGCATGGTGTTAACTCTGAATGGAAACACaaagcatatttttttcctgaaagcaaTACATGCTGTCATCATTGCAATGCAGGAACGTGCACAGTGACATCCAGATGTGTCTGAGCGGCTGGTTTGAGCAGAGATGCCCCCTCGCCTACCTGGGCTGCACCTACGTGCAGAGGAGGTTCCAGCCCTCCACACATAAGGCCACAGTCATCTACAAGTGAGCACATCTCACATTCACCAATTCTGACCTGTCAAAACTATAAAAAAGttgtacatatttttacattaatttcTCAACAGAAAAAGTCCTTGTTGGACTCAAAGCCAGACTTGAAAACTGAGAATTACACTGGCTCATATTGTGAACCAAGCTTAATTAAGCCTACAactaaatattttgtttaagtGTAAATCTCAGGCTGGTGTAACCTGCCCTATGACTTCTTTCATTTTGAATCCTACTTTCACTCACCCAGTCCCAGCCTTTTATACCAAAATTGAATACATTTCCATAACTTAATGATTGCTGTACACCTTCTAGCCAGGAGCTGGGCAGTTTCAACTTGCGTCCAACCATCCCTGACTCCCTGGACCAGGGTTCCCAGCCTCCCAGCAGCTCAGTGGAGGCCTGCAGCAgccacaggaggagaggagggagggcagcAGGAGGGGAGGACTCTCTGAGCTCTCTGCCCTACGAGGTGCTGTGCCACATGGCCAGTTTCCTGGACAGTCTGTCCCTGTCCCAGCTGGCTCTGGTGTCCCGGCTCATGAGGGACgtgtgctcctctctgctgcaagagagagggatggtCACTCTCCGCTGGGAGAAGAAAACCTACTCACATGGAGGAGCCAAGTGGAAGTCCAAACCAGTAAGATAAAACTGTTTTAGCAATACTGCCTTGTACACATGTTTGAAAGATGTAAGTGGGGTGGGGGCGAGAGTGAAAAGTGGGGTGTGTGTCTATGATAAGGGATCATCCCTGTCTAATTCTGATGTTTCACCTCTGGCACTACCAAAGACGAAAAAACCTGCCACATCACTGTTTGAGATGTGACCAGAATTGCAACAAGGTTGAACATTTTAGCCGCCAAAGGGCAGTGTAACAACTATTTTCTGACACTTTAAGCTGGgtgataaataatttaaatcagTTAATTCAGACATCTGTTTTAagttgatgtaaaaaaaaaaaaaaaaatctgaattgtAAAATCGAGATTTTTGACTATGTATGTTATAACGTTGTAAAAGCAGCTGAGTGCTCTGTCAAACAAGCCAAATAATTCACTCATGTACACAGAGGGTGCATGCCCAGAAATGCATGTGCGAATTGCCAGTCATATGATCATGCCCACTAAAATTTCCATCAGTCAGTGTTAGAAAAAActtgatattttatgtttttggccATATTGCCCTACTATACTTGAAGCAGATGCAACttacttcaaaataattttaaaattaagtATGACATTTttctatatacacacaccataTAACGGTACAGCTCATAAAACATTATTTACTTTTGATTCACCTTTGAAGGCACTACTACCAGCTGTGACCCttgctttcctctcctttccctgtCTTCTCTTGTCTGTGTCTTTTAAGGTATGGGAGTTCAGTCACCTCTTCTCTCGGGTGGATTCGTGGTGTTTTGCAGA belongs to Myripristis murdjan chromosome 14, fMyrMur1.1, whole genome shotgun sequence and includes:
- the LOC115371627 gene encoding F-box only protein 40-like codes for the protein MSADSRRSRASKAGLHVHCESCYSRRCRARVEVSVSCAIASCRLLCGASFHLCKEEEHLLLCPNVRVPCLNAEYGCTLHMTRSWQATHLRVCPASVVSCSMDWLRWPVDDTNSHSNITLQKNVQKEDEGQGKALDFAMAVVDQRDLYGRLKMKPLFPEQMEEEEEEEEAIEDQKQDTATGGIVTNVLTNNSTDEAISADSLRVNGAVEEETVGEEETRENNPGKRSGINIDKYNLLEMMFNMERGGCAAAQENQHSPKQNTKPAEQGRAQTGADSNAEEKKGSGVKEKKSGSDQRSTKTGGGAGDNNQPQVDTSKTGLAPWQDGVLERLGKELSPQELNMYLVHHGRMLLTFGQIEACTPRERDFVYGNLEPIPVQTLRSFKIPDSYHYRRRVHLYDTSAWAQSEARSVDTSDLGAKEEDWHCDEAEATLLGYTELEVMGHKISETKGTDGLYVDVGTQTHVFCTAPFKGNTTLADVMVERPLKLHLQLQAESVNSRHNRASSVFTFLCGHTFHRREFATHFRNVHSDIQMCLSGWFEQRCPLAYLGCTYVQRRFQPSTHKATVIYNQELGSFNLRPTIPDSLDQGSQPPSSSVEACSSHRRRGGRAAGGEDSLSSLPYEVLCHMASFLDSLSLSQLALVSRLMRDVCSSLLQERGMVTLRWEKKTYSHGGAKWKSKPVWEFSHLFSRVDSWCFADVPPISAHLKVCPYYKTSLHSEPVPLPSMSEQEGGSQERQSLVTLFRGNSWQQ